In the Flavobacterium acetivorans genome, one interval contains:
- a CDS encoding tetratricopeptide repeat-containing sensor histidine kinase: MGYKHYQNTKLDSSYYYFNQAKQESIREKDTSRIIHSIAWMAQIHIFSGDYSGGEATAVEALPFIENTNKYPNGKWNIYNALGNNYLYTADHDHSLYYFNKALSLKTDPIEKISTKSNIALVYIDQNKFHNAIKILLPLTLKKELSNNPEIYARLLDNLGYSYFKTANPKAFNYLNQSLKIRLRILDNWGLMASYYHLSEYYNKSHPKLATDYALLTYKKATEIKSIDDRLKCLELLIKNSPSSQSKKHSLQYLHINDSVNKARQKMKNQFAKIKYDSKKEKDENIKLKEQKILLLEQEKNKNLLFYFIVTIGFLTTLFITYFLVAKNKREKIQTSYNTEIRIAKKLHDELANDVYHAMTFAETQDLSTSQNKEILLTNLDTIYSRTRNISKENSNIETGSNFVSTLKELIASFNTNEVNILVNGIDSTPWTKIENNKKIIIYRVLQELLVNMKKHSQCNLAVITFKKNEDKLQIDYTDNGVGAVLDKRNKRNGLQNVENRILSINGTINFDTKSHKGFKTSFALPI, translated from the coding sequence ATGGGGTATAAGCATTATCAAAATACAAAACTTGATAGTTCTTACTATTATTTTAATCAAGCCAAACAAGAATCTATTCGAGAAAAAGATACTTCCCGAATCATCCATTCAATAGCATGGATGGCGCAAATTCATATCTTTTCTGGAGATTATTCAGGTGGCGAAGCAACGGCTGTTGAAGCTCTTCCTTTTATAGAAAACACCAATAAATACCCTAATGGTAAATGGAACATCTATAATGCCCTAGGAAACAATTACCTATATACCGCTGACCACGACCATTCCTTATACTATTTTAATAAAGCATTAAGTCTAAAAACAGACCCAATTGAAAAAATAAGTACAAAAAGCAATATAGCCCTAGTTTATATAGATCAAAACAAATTCCATAACGCCATAAAAATTCTTTTGCCGTTAACTTTAAAAAAAGAGCTTTCAAATAACCCAGAAATTTATGCCAGACTACTCGATAATCTAGGTTATTCCTATTTTAAAACAGCCAATCCAAAAGCATTTAATTATTTAAATCAATCCTTGAAAATAAGATTGCGAATATTAGACAACTGGGGTCTGATGGCGAGTTATTATCATCTTTCTGAATACTATAACAAAAGTCATCCAAAGCTAGCTACAGATTATGCCCTATTAACTTATAAAAAAGCAACCGAGATAAAAAGTATTGATGACCGCTTGAAATGCCTAGAATTATTAATTAAAAACAGCCCTTCAAGTCAATCGAAAAAACACTCATTACAATACCTCCATATCAATGACAGTGTCAATAAAGCAAGGCAAAAGATGAAGAATCAATTTGCTAAAATTAAATACGATTCTAAAAAAGAAAAAGATGAAAATATAAAACTAAAAGAACAAAAGATTCTGCTTTTAGAACAAGAAAAAAATAAAAATTTACTCTTTTATTTTATAGTAACAATAGGTTTCCTAACCACGTTATTCATTACCTATTTTTTGGTGGCAAAAAACAAAAGAGAGAAAATACAAACTTCATATAACACCGAAATACGAATTGCAAAAAAACTGCATGATGAACTAGCCAATGATGTCTACCACGCCATGACTTTTGCCGAAACACAAGATTTATCCACTAGTCAAAATAAAGAAATATTACTCACAAATCTCGATACCATTTATTCTAGAACTCGAAACATTTCTAAAGAAAACAGCAATATCGAAACGGGCTCCAATTTTGTCTCTACTCTTAAAGAATTGATAGCAAGCTTCAATACAAATGAAGTAAATATATTAGTAAACGGAATAGATTCCACTCCTTGGACAAAAATAGAAAATAATAAAAAAATCATTATATACCGCGTATTACAGGAATTACTTGTCAATATGAAAAAGCACAGCCAATGCAATCTAGCAGTAATCACTTTCAAAAAAAACGAAGATAAATTACAAATAGATTACACTGACAACGGCGTAGGAGCAGTACTTGACAAAAGAAATAAAAGAAATGGACT
- the rplT gene encoding 50S ribosomal protein L20: protein MPRSVNSVAKRARRKKIMKQAKGFFGRRKNVWTVAKNAVEKAMCYAYRDRKVNKRNFRALWIQRINAGARLEGMSYSQFMGKVKANGIELNRKVLADLAMNHPEAFKAVLNKVK, encoded by the coding sequence ATGCCAAGATCGGTAAATTCAGTTGCTAAAAGAGCAAGAAGAAAAAAAATAATGAAGCAAGCCAAAGGTTTCTTTGGTAGACGTAAAAACGTTTGGACAGTTGCTAAGAATGCGGTAGAGAAAGCAATGTGCTACGCTTACCGTGACAGAAAAGTGAACAAAAGAAATTTCCGTGCTTTATGGATTCAACGTATCAACGCTGGAGCTAGATTAGAAGGAATGTCTTATTCACAATTCATGGGTAAAGTAAAAGCTAACGGAATCGAATTGAACCGTAAAGTTCTTGCAGATTTAGCTATGAACCACCCTGAAGCTTTCAAAGCTGTACTTAACAAAGTAAAATAA
- the rpmI gene encoding 50S ribosomal protein L35, whose product MPKMKTKSSAKKRFKVTGSGKIKRKHAFKSHILTKKSKKRKLALTHSALVHKTDMKSIKQQLRII is encoded by the coding sequence ATGCCTAAAATGAAAACCAAATCTAGCGCCAAGAAACGTTTTAAAGTTACTGGTTCTGGAAAGATTAAAAGAAAGCATGCTTTTAAAAGTCACATCTTGACTAAAAAATCTAAAAAACGTAAATTGGCTTTGACACATTCAGCGCTAGTTCACAAAACAGATATGAAAAGCATCAAACAACAATTAAGAATTATCTAA
- the infC gene encoding translation initiation factor IF-3, with the protein MNNLIRGVQEVRLVGENIEPGVFKLSEALRLADQFELDLVEISPNAEPPVCKIMDYKKFVYEQKKRDKVLKAKSTQVTVKEIRFGPQTDEHDYEFKRKNAEKFLKEGAKLKAFVFFKGRSIIYKDQGQILLLRLATDLEEFGKVEAMPVLEGKRMIMFIAPKKKK; encoded by the coding sequence ATAAACAATCTTATTCGTGGTGTACAAGAAGTACGACTTGTAGGTGAAAATATTGAGCCTGGAGTTTTTAAACTTTCAGAGGCTTTAAGATTAGCTGACCAATTTGAATTAGATCTAGTTGAGATTTCTCCAAATGCAGAGCCGCCAGTTTGTAAAATCATGGATTACAAGAAATTTGTTTACGAACAAAAGAAACGTGATAAAGTCCTTAAGGCGAAATCTACACAGGTAACTGTTAAAGAAATTCGTTTTGGTCCTCAAACAGATGAGCATGATTATGAATTCAAGAGAAAGAATGCTGAAAAATTCCTAAAAGAGGGTGCTAAATTAAAAGCGTTCGTTTTCTTTAAAGGACGTTCTATCATTTATAAAGATCAGGGTCAAATCTTGTTATTGAGATTAGCCACAGACTTGGAAGAATTTGGAAAAGTAGAAGCTATGCCAGTTCTGGAAGGAAAGAGAATGATTATGTTCATTGCTCCAAAGAAAAAGAAATAA
- the thrS gene encoding threonine--tRNA ligase, whose protein sequence is MIKITLPDGSVKEFAPGASPMDVAKSISEGFARNVISASFNGTTIETTTPLTTDGSLILYTWNDEEGKKAFWHSTSHVMAQVLEEMYPGIKLTLGPAISNGFYYDVDFEDQKITDADFKKIEDRVLEIARGKHEFKLRPVSKADALELYKDNVYKTELISNLEDGTITFCDHDTFTDLCRGGHIPNTGIIKAMKIMSVAGAYWRGDEKNKQLTRVYGTSFPKQKDLTEYLALLEEAKRRDHRKLGKELELFAFSQKVGQGLPLWLPKGAALRERLEQFLKKAQKKAGYEQVATPHIGQKELYVTSGHYAKYGADSFQPINTPAEGEEFLLKPMNCPHHCEIYNVRPWSYKDLPKRYAEFGTVYRYEQSGELHGLTRVRGFTQDDAHIFCTPEQLDEEFKKVIDLVLYVFGSLGFENFTAQISLRDKENRDKYIGSDENWEKAENAIINAARDKGLNTVVEYGEAAFYGPKLDFMVKDALGRQWQLGTIQVDYNLPERFELTYKGSDNELHRPVMIHRAPFGSMERFIAILLEHTAGNFPLWLMPEQAIILSLSEKYEKYAKKVLDLLENHEIRALIDNRSETIGKKIRDAEMQKIPFMLIVGEEEEKNGTISIRRHGQEGKGNISVTIEEFASIVDEEIKKTLKVFTV, encoded by the coding sequence ATGATTAAGATTACTTTGCCCGACGGGTCAGTTAAAGAATTTGCTCCTGGAGCATCCCCAATGGATGTTGCAAAAAGCATTAGTGAAGGATTTGCTAGAAATGTAATTTCAGCTTCTTTTAATGGCACAACCATTGAAACAACCACACCTTTAACCACGGATGGAAGTCTTATATTATATACATGGAATGACGAAGAAGGAAAAAAAGCCTTCTGGCATTCTACATCACACGTCATGGCACAGGTTCTGGAAGAAATGTACCCAGGCATTAAACTAACACTTGGACCTGCAATATCTAATGGATTTTATTACGATGTAGATTTTGAAGATCAGAAAATCACTGATGCAGATTTTAAAAAGATAGAAGACCGTGTTCTTGAAATCGCGAGAGGAAAGCACGAATTCAAATTACGCCCTGTTTCTAAAGCTGACGCTTTGGAACTATACAAAGATAATGTATACAAAACTGAGTTGATTTCGAATCTTGAAGACGGAACCATTACCTTTTGCGACCATGATACTTTTACTGATTTGTGTCGCGGTGGTCATATTCCAAATACCGGAATTATCAAGGCAATGAAAATCATGAGTGTTGCCGGAGCGTACTGGCGTGGTGACGAAAAGAACAAACAATTAACACGTGTTTACGGGACTTCATTTCCTAAACAAAAGGATCTAACAGAATACCTTGCTTTACTAGAAGAGGCGAAACGTCGCGACCACAGAAAACTTGGAAAAGAATTAGAGTTGTTTGCGTTTTCACAAAAAGTAGGCCAAGGTCTTCCATTATGGCTCCCAAAAGGCGCTGCATTGAGAGAACGTTTAGAGCAGTTTTTAAAAAAAGCACAAAAGAAAGCGGGTTATGAACAAGTGGCTACACCACACATTGGCCAAAAGGAATTATATGTAACTTCTGGTCATTATGCCAAATACGGAGCAGACAGTTTTCAACCTATCAATACTCCAGCTGAAGGAGAAGAGTTCTTATTAAAACCAATGAACTGCCCTCATCACTGTGAAATCTACAATGTACGCCCTTGGTCTTACAAAGATTTACCAAAACGTTATGCTGAATTTGGAACTGTTTACAGATACGAACAAAGTGGAGAACTACACGGTTTAACACGCGTTCGTGGTTTTACTCAAGATGACGCCCACATCTTTTGTACTCCGGAACAATTGGACGAAGAATTCAAGAAAGTAATTGACTTAGTACTCTATGTATTCGGCTCATTAGGATTTGAAAACTTTACCGCTCAAATTTCGCTACGCGACAAAGAGAATAGGGATAAATATATAGGTAGCGACGAAAACTGGGAAAAAGCAGAGAATGCCATTATTAATGCAGCTCGTGACAAGGGATTGAATACGGTTGTTGAATATGGCGAAGCCGCTTTCTACGGTCCAAAACTGGACTTTATGGTAAAAGATGCCCTAGGAAGACAATGGCAACTAGGAACAATTCAGGTAGATTACAACCTACCAGAACGATTTGAATTGACTTATAAAGGCTCTGATAACGAATTACATAGACCTGTCATGATCCACAGAGCTCCTTTTGGCTCCATGGAACGTTTTATCGCCATTCTTTTAGAACACACAGCAGGAAATTTCCCACTCTGGCTAATGCCAGAACAGGCTATAATATTGTCTTTGAGCGAGAAATATGAAAAATATGCCAAAAAAGTTTTAGATTTGCTAGAAAATCACGAAATTCGCGCCCTCATTGACAACCGAAGTGAAACAATAGGAAAGAAAATCAGAGATGCAGAAATGCAAAAAATCCCGTTCATGCTGATTGTAGGTGAGGAAGAAGAAAAAAACGGCACCATTTCTATCCGTCGCCATGGACAGGAAGGAAAAGGAAACATAAGCGTTACAATAGAAGAATTTGCTTCGATAGTAGACGAAGAAATCAAAAAAACATTAAAAGTATTTACAGTTTAA
- a CDS encoding ISAon1 family transposase: MDKSATDCHTIGGFFGVNGKKLQRQYKKHLSSFNAWAPREHAHQWIVYPENMGTHLSIDEVALSQGELYTIVTNKKFKGKKGSLVAIVAGTKADKVIEHIRKIDYKKRSCVKEITLDMANSMKLISKRCFPKATQVTDRFHVQKLALEALQEIRIKHRWEAMDFENQLILQAKRENQTYIPELLANGDSVKQLLARSRYALYKSREKWTENQNERAQLLFGLYPDIKTAYYLSQQLRGIYNSNNDKHIAMTKLAHWYRNVEESGFKNFNILLNTITFNYRSILNYFDNRSTNASAESFNAKIKAFRSQFRGVRKIDFFLFRLSNLFA, translated from the coding sequence ATAGATAAGAGTGCTACTGATTGTCACACCATTGGTGGTTTCTTCGGAGTCAACGGAAAGAAACTCCAACGACAATATAAAAAACACCTGAGTTCCTTTAATGCTTGGGCTCCACGAGAACATGCACATCAATGGATTGTTTACCCTGAAAATATGGGCACCCATTTATCAATTGACGAAGTAGCTTTGTCTCAGGGTGAACTTTACACTATTGTAACCAACAAGAAGTTCAAAGGTAAAAAAGGTTCCTTAGTTGCCATTGTTGCTGGAACAAAGGCAGATAAAGTCATAGAACATATCAGAAAGATTGATTACAAGAAGAGAAGCTGTGTCAAAGAAATAACACTTGACATGGCTAATTCTATGAAATTGATCTCTAAAAGATGTTTCCCTAAAGCCACACAGGTAACAGATAGATTTCATGTCCAAAAACTGGCACTGGAAGCCTTACAAGAGATTAGGATTAAACATCGATGGGAGGCTATGGATTTTGAGAATCAATTGATATTGCAAGCCAAAAGAGAGAATCAAACCTATATTCCGGAGCTCTTAGCTAACGGTGACTCTGTAAAACAGCTATTAGCCAGGAGTCGATATGCACTTTATAAATCTCGCGAAAAATGGACTGAGAATCAAAATGAAAGAGCTCAATTATTATTTGGACTATATCCAGATATAAAAACAGCCTATTATCTAAGCCAACAACTTCGAGGTATCTACAATAGCAACAATGACAAGCACATTGCGATGACTAAACTAGCACATTGGTATAGGAATGTAGAGGAATCTGGTTTTAAAAACTTCAATATTCTACTCAATACTATAACTTTCAATTACCGGTCAATCTTAAACTACTTTGATAATAGAAGTACCAATGCTTCTGCTGAATCTTTCAATGCAAAAATAAAAGCCTTTAGAAGTCAGTTTAGAGGAGTAAGGAAAATAGATTTCTTCTTGTTCAGATTATCTAATCTTTTTGCCTAA
- a CDS encoding ISAon1 family transposase N-terminal region protein, with translation MLPDFLVDHFEVVSSTNTEEIVHLYFEENAKPPKEFDTLELVSKGFQDEITIQDFPLRGKYVYLHIKRRRWTNKTTGEILKRDWNLVAKGTRMTQEFAAFLKEINR, from the coding sequence ATGTTACCTGACTTTTTAGTAGATCACTTTGAAGTGGTTTCTTCTACTAACACAGAAGAAATAGTACACCTATATTTTGAAGAGAATGCCAAGCCTCCAAAAGAATTTGATACACTGGAACTAGTATCAAAGGGCTTTCAGGATGAGATAACCATTCAGGATTTCCCTCTCAGAGGTAAATATGTATATCTACATATAAAAAGACGTCGCTGGACAAATAAGACAACAGGCGAAATTCTTAAAAGAGATTGGAATTTAGTTGCTAAAGGAACCCGCATGACTCAAGAGTTTGCGGCTTTTTTAAAAGAAATTAATAGATAA
- a CDS encoding transposase — translation MKRHFFSKEFSNGNTVKQLLTRSRFLLYKSPNKWSESQKERAAIVFAEYPEIKIVYSLSQKLRKIYNSSIDKAVAIKKLAHWYNDMQNLGIRSFNTIMNTIKSITRDQSQNLGGNVKIN, via the coding sequence ATAAAACGCCATTTTTTTTCAAAAGAATTTTCTAATGGTAATACGGTCAAGCAATTACTCACTAGAAGCCGGTTTCTGCTATACAAAAGTCCAAATAAATGGAGTGAGAGTCAAAAAGAAAGAGCGGCAATAGTATTTGCTGAATATCCAGAAATTAAAATAGTTTATTCCTTAAGCCAAAAATTACGTAAGATATACAATAGTAGTATAGATAAAGCAGTTGCTATCAAAAAATTAGCACACTGGTATAATGATATGCAGAACTTAGGAATTAGAAGCTTCAATACCATTATGAACACTATAAAATCAATTACAAGGGATCAATCCCAAAACCTGGGGGGAAATGTCAAAATAAATTGA
- a CDS encoding transposase has translation MGHHLSIDEVNLSIDELYTIVTNKAAKGKKGSILAIIAGTKSEIVIKHLQKIDLKKHNQVTEITLDMANSMKLIAKKSFLKAIQLIDRFHVQKLALEAIQEVRIRLKLEALDQENTAIVEAKSNKTPFFFKRIF, from the coding sequence ATGGGACATCACTTGTCTATAGACGAAGTTAACTTATCAATAGATGAACTCTATACGATAGTTACCAACAAAGCAGCTAAAGGCAAGAAAGGATCTATTCTCGCTATTATTGCAGGCACTAAATCAGAAATTGTCATTAAGCATTTGCAAAAAATAGATCTAAAAAAACACAATCAAGTTACTGAAATCACCCTTGATATGGCTAATAGCATGAAATTGATAGCTAAAAAATCCTTTCTAAAGGCAATACAACTAATAGATCGTTTCCATGTTCAAAAACTGGCATTAGAAGCCATACAAGAAGTTCGAATTAGACTAAAATTGGAGGCTCTGGATCAAGAAAATACAGCCATAGTAGAGGCTAAATCAAATAAAACGCCATTTTTTTTCAAAAGAATTTTCTAA
- a CDS encoding ISAon1 family transposase N-terminal region protein: MLPELIVEYFDLINTKIEQEKTHLFFEEKNIPPKEHNNKQLVSKGFLNEVTIQDFPLRGKFIYLHIKRRRWTDKQSQEIIQHNWNIVAQGTRMTQEFATFLKEINRY, from the coding sequence ATACTTCCTGAATTAATTGTAGAATACTTTGATTTAATAAACACCAAAATCGAACAAGAGAAAACGCATTTGTTTTTTGAAGAAAAAAATATACCTCCAAAAGAGCACAATAACAAACAACTTGTATCCAAAGGCTTTCTAAATGAAGTTACTATCCAAGATTTTCCTCTCAGAGGCAAATTTATTTATCTTCACATAAAAAGAAGACGTTGGACTGACAAACAATCTCAAGAAATCATTCAGCACAATTGGAACATCGTAGCACAAGGAACCCGCATGACTCAGGAGTTTGCGACTTTTTTAAAAGAAATCAATCGATACTAA
- the lysA gene encoding diaminopimelate decarboxylase, producing MQAKDLLQLAEQFGNPLYVYDAEKIQSQYNRLTKAFSKVDKLRINYAMKALSNVAVLQLIKEMGAGLDTVSIQEVQLGLHAGYAPDKIFYTPNGVSLEEIEEVNAMGVQINIDNLSILEQFGTKHPNVPVCIRINPHVMAGGNTNISVGHIDSKFGISIHQLPHLIRIVENTKMNIVGIHMHTGSDILDIEVFLYAAEILFDVAKKFKNLEFLDFGSGFKVPYKKDDIETDIEELGKKLSKRFNAFCTEYGKDLTLIFEPGKFLVSEAGFFLAKVNVVKQTTSTVFAGIDSGFNHLIRPMLYGSQHHIENISHPKGKERFYSVVGYICETDTFANNRRISEIKEGDILCFRNAGAYCFSMASNYNSRYKPAEVLWLNGEGHLIRARETFEDLLKNQLPLPTTVTTV from the coding sequence ATGCAAGCAAAAGACTTACTACAATTAGCAGAACAATTTGGCAATCCCTTATATGTTTATGATGCCGAAAAAATACAATCTCAGTACAACAGATTAACAAAGGCTTTTTCTAAGGTAGATAAGTTACGCATCAATTACGCAATGAAAGCTCTCTCTAATGTTGCTGTTCTACAGTTAATAAAAGAAATGGGGGCAGGTTTGGACACTGTATCTATCCAAGAAGTACAACTAGGTCTTCATGCAGGATACGCCCCTGATAAAATATTTTATACCCCAAACGGAGTATCTCTCGAAGAAATAGAAGAGGTGAACGCCATGGGAGTTCAAATTAATATTGACAACCTTTCTATATTGGAACAATTTGGAACAAAACATCCTAACGTTCCAGTTTGTATCCGTATCAATCCACACGTGATGGCTGGTGGAAACACTAATATTTCTGTTGGACATATTGACAGTAAATTTGGTATTTCAATTCACCAATTACCCCATTTAATCCGCATTGTTGAAAATACGAAAATGAATATCGTGGGAATCCACATGCACACTGGATCAGACATTTTAGACATCGAAGTATTTTTATATGCTGCCGAAATCTTATTTGATGTAGCAAAAAAATTCAAAAACTTAGAATTTTTAGACTTCGGAAGTGGATTTAAAGTTCCTTACAAAAAAGATGATATAGAAACCGACATCGAAGAACTTGGAAAAAAATTATCCAAAAGATTCAATGCTTTTTGTACTGAATACGGAAAAGATTTAACCTTAATCTTTGAGCCCGGAAAATTCTTAGTAAGTGAAGCAGGTTTCTTTTTAGCCAAAGTAAATGTCGTAAAACAAACTACTTCTACAGTTTTTGCTGGTATTGATAGCGGATTCAATCACTTAATCAGACCAATGTTATATGGTTCACAACACCATATTGAAAACATCTCACACCCTAAAGGGAAAGAACGTTTTTATTCTGTTGTAGGATACATTTGCGAAACGGATACTTTTGCCAACAACAGACGTATTTCGGAAATAAAAGAAGGGGATATTCTTTGTTTTAGAAATGCAGGAGCCTATTGCTTTTCTATGGCTTCAAACTATAATTCTCGCTACAAACCGGCTGAAGTATTGTGGTTAAATGGAGAAGGGCATTTAATTAGAGCTCGCGAAACTTTTGAGGATCTATTAAAAAATCAACTTCCATTACCTACAACAGTTACCACTGTATAA
- a CDS encoding glutamate synthase subunit beta, whose product MGKIGGFKEYNRTDESNIAVKERVSNYNEFTIPLAKDKIKEQGSRCMDCGIPFCHSSCPLGNLIPDFNDMVHQEEWESALKILQSTNNFPEFTGRLCPAPCEKSCVLGIIKEPVAIENIEKNIIERGFAEGWIKPQPPVKRTGKSVAVIGSGPAGLAAAQQLNRAGHTVTVFERDNAIGGLLRYGIPNFKLEKGIIDRRVAILEAEGITFKTNVNVGVNYNIEQLNAFDSIVLCGGATERRSLPTKGIESKGVVQAMDFLTQQTKVLYGETIVDQVMATDKNVIVIGGGDTGSDCIGTSNRHGAKSVTNFEILPKPPVGRSETTPWPFWPLQLKTSSSHEEGCDRNWLINTKEFISNEKGELTGLKTVEVAWKMTAGQRPELIEKEGSEKIWPCDLALLALGFTGPEKTLSEQLGLEIDMRNNYKATNYQTNVPHIFTAGDMRRGQSLIVWAISEGREAAREVDLFLMGSTNLPTKGNGDLPNL is encoded by the coding sequence ATGGGTAAGATAGGAGGATTTAAAGAGTATAACAGAACTGACGAAAGTAACATAGCAGTAAAAGAACGTGTTTCAAACTACAATGAATTTACAATTCCGTTAGCCAAAGATAAAATTAAAGAGCAAGGTTCAAGATGTATGGATTGTGGTATCCCTTTCTGTCATAGTTCTTGTCCATTAGGAAATTTGATTCCAGATTTCAATGACATGGTGCATCAGGAAGAATGGGAAAGTGCATTGAAAATTTTACAATCAACAAATAATTTCCCTGAATTCACAGGACGTCTATGCCCTGCTCCATGTGAGAAATCATGTGTATTAGGAATCATAAAAGAGCCTGTAGCGATTGAAAATATTGAAAAAAACATCATCGAAAGAGGTTTTGCCGAAGGTTGGATCAAACCACAACCTCCTGTAAAAAGAACAGGAAAAAGCGTAGCCGTTATCGGTTCTGGTCCTGCTGGTTTAGCAGCAGCACAGCAATTAAATAGAGCTGGACATACCGTAACTGTTTTCGAAAGAGACAATGCTATTGGAGGATTATTGCGCTATGGAATTCCGAATTTCAAACTAGAAAAAGGAATTATCGACAGACGTGTAGCTATTTTGGAAGCCGAAGGAATTACTTTTAAGACTAATGTAAATGTTGGTGTAAATTACAATATTGAACAATTGAATGCTTTTGATTCTATCGTATTGTGCGGTGGAGCTACCGAAAGAAGGAGTTTACCCACTAAAGGTATCGAAAGTAAAGGTGTTGTTCAAGCCATGGACTTTTTGACCCAACAAACTAAAGTTCTATATGGGGAAACAATTGTTGATCAAGTAATGGCAACAGACAAAAATGTTATTGTTATTGGTGGTGGAGATACCGGTTCTGATTGCATTGGGACTTCAAATAGACATGGTGCGAAGTCGGTGACCAATTTTGAGATTTTGCCAAAACCTCCAGTAGGAAGAAGTGAAACAACTCCTTGGCCATTTTGGCCTTTACAACTTAAAACTTCATCATCACATGAAGAAGGCTGCGATAGAAATTGGTTAATCAATACCAAAGAATTTATTTCGAATGAAAAAGGGGAATTAACAGGATTAAAAACCGTTGAAGTAGCTTGGAAAATGACCGCAGGACAACGACCAGAATTAATAGAAAAAGAAGGTTCTGAAAAAATATGGCCTTGCGATTTAGCTTTACTGGCTCTTGGTTTTACAGGACCTGAAAAAACATTAAGTGAGCAGTTAGGTCTTGAAATTGATATGCGAAACAACTATAAGGCTACAAATTATCAAACTAATGTGCCGCATATTTTCACCGCTGGTGATATGCGTCGCGGGCAATCCTTGATTGTTTGGGCCATCTCTGAAGGCCGTGAGGCAGCAAGAGAAGTAGATCTATTTTTAATGGGATCTACAAACTTACCTACAAAAGGTAACGGTGATTTACCCAATTTATAG